The nucleotide sequence ttattatagataCTTAATTtgccatcttttttttttatcaatcaaaataattacTTGACCTTTTACCTCATGAACATTCATATGATCCCTTCCTTCTAAGGCTTTTGAATATTGAGTTctgctttgtttttttatttttcccttCAAGTTTGACGAGTTCATGAAACTCCTACATGATTTTGGTGCCAAAAGAATTGATAAAAGAGTTGTCAAAGAAGGAGTTATGGAGTTGTTTAAAGAGCATCAAGATTTAATTTCAAGATTCAGCATCTTCTTGCAACCAGGACATGAAATTTCATTTCCATTGGATAATGATCAACATGTACAACGAGGTGATGAAGCAATGTCGCTTGTAACAGCGGTTAAAGTTGCATTTCAAAATAAGAGGGAAAAGTATGGTGAAAATTCCTGAAACTCCTAGTTAATTACCATGCCAAAAGAATTGATTTACTTTTGGGACTCAACACTTTCTTGCCACCGGGACACAAAATCTCATTTCCATTGGGTGGTGACGGATTGAAACTgtctaagaaaacaaaattgttgCATACTATGAATAAGTTTAATCAAAGGTATAGTGTTTTTAACAATCGTGGATAATTCTTCCACGTAGTGTTTTTATTTATGTACTATGAGAGCATTTTTGAAAGTGTTCATGGTTTATGGGTACGGATCAACCCACAAACCCGCTCACCCAAACCAACCCACATTTTAACCAAACACAATCAACTCATTCAAACTCAATATGTTTGGTTTGGATGGTGGATTTGCCATTTTGAACCCGCAAAGTTAATATGTTGATATGccatattgtttttatttttatttataaattgtcTAGCACATTCTTGACCATAAATCTATTTCTTTATTATAGTATAGTTTTTATTAATTGTAAAAACCAAAGCACATATCTAATGTGAGAGATTTCTGACTTTTATTCTAATTGAGAGAACTCTTACCCTTTAACTTTTGTTTTagatgatgataattttttttttttttttgacttgaTTCAAATTGTGGAAgaatttttaatcatttaatataaaatgcatAAGGTCCAATACAAACTTactatttttaactttttaatatatgcaaattTTATAATGGCATATTCAAAATGAGAATTTTTCTAAGAGAGCCGATCGACATTTTCAAAATCACCCCACTTACAATGAGTTTACCTATTTACTTGTTCGGACACTCACATTCGCATggattaaatatttatttgattttcagATTTAGTTAACTTTTTCTTCATATACTAAAAATATCAGTAAACACAATCAAAATAATTCCTTAACCTTTTACCACCTGAACATTCATATGTCTTGTTGAATATGGTTCAATTTGATATTAGTTCAAGCATGCATTCTCAACTCTGTAGTTTGATTACTTGCTATCCACACCTTCACTCAACATTCTAGTTGGAAAGTGAGTTACGATCAGTTTTGGTTGTTATGCTGTTGTAACTGATTTTGGTTTGTGGATAAAGGATGTATATATAAAGCCTTTTAGCTGGAGTAATGAATGACTAGTGAATTTCATATGAAAAATTGAGTAGTGATAAAAACAGTTTTAGTGTCTTTGAAAACTCTGAGCAAGGTAACCAATTTTCTTGTGCTCACTTTCTTCTCTTGGAATTTCTTTCTTCTGTTTTGCATGTTCATTGTCATAAATTGTGATTTCATCATAATTTAACTGAATTTAATTGAGCAAGGTATCTTCCCTCTATACTTTTTAATGTTTGGTTCGGCTTTGTTTTCGTAATTTTTCCCTTCAAGATGAACAGCTCAAGAAGAACAGGTCCCTTGATTGATGATGCAAGGGTGCTTGTAAAGGACGTAGAAGCTGTGTTTCAAGATAAGAGGGAAATGTATGAAGAATTCGTGAAACTCCTACAAGATTTCGGCGCCAAAAGAATTGATAGAAGAGTCGTCAAAGAAGGAGTTacggagttgttgaaagaacaTCAagatttaattttaagattcaACATCTTCTTGCCACCAGGACATGAAATCTCACTTCCATTGGATGATGATTTACAACAACGTGATCGATCAGCACTCGAAGATCGAGCAATGGCGTTTTTAACAGAAGTTAAGGTTACATTTGAAGATAAGATGGAAAAGTTCAATGAATTCTTGAAACTCCTAGCTGATTACCAAGCCAAAAGAATTGATGTAAGAGTTGTCAAAGAAGGAATGATGGAGTTGTTTAAAGaccataaaaatttactttcaGGATTCAACACCTTCTTGCCAGAGGGACACAAAATCTCACTTTCATTGGATGGTGATAGAACAACAAGGTGATGATGGATTAGAGTTGAAAGATGATGAACAATAATAAGTTTGATTACAATCGTGCGTATAGAAATTCCTAGTTTGATCTATAAAATGACAGGTTCTTTGgtcctttttctcttttcttgaattgttgtatGAAACAAATTCTTCAGCATAGCAATACACAAGCATCTGTTAGATTGTTCAGTGTGAATTTCACAGTCAATTTTTTCCATTGTATACTTTGTAGAGTGCAAATTCTTTCAACTATTAttgaaattttcaatctttCTGCCTTACATAATACAAAAAAGATGGATCATGATTTGTTGTCCTGGTACATAGAATTGTATCAATTGATTGATATTCATAGCACAACTCACATTTAAGTACAAGAAAGTAGCTTATCTAGAAATCTGCAATCTATGTATTACATAATACAAAGAGGCTTATCATTTTTTCTATAAGAGCTAGTAGCTAGAAGCAAAATCACGTGAAGATAGGATTTTCGTGATTTTCACACTGAAGTTCATTGTTCAACtcattttttcataaatgtatccaacataattaaaaaaaaaaatgtccaacataaactatttaataaaaaaaaacattcaactaacttttcactaaaatcaattcattcgTAATCAACTAACACTTGGAATGAAATGAATAATAAGGTATGGCATAAAAAATGGGTGGATAAcagattttctttttgttaaagTTGGTGCAGAGtaataaaatatggttttttttttatattacctttgaagaatggtgggtaatttattcaccaaccaatgaaaatgagcaatttgttggtggggtcaagatagttcatgtataccacttaaaaatgtgcttatgtggctaatgtgtattggttggggtaaattactcaTCATTCTTctatgggtaccctagttgtcaccataAAATATACGCCGTATAAAAGAGCATTTGTGCTCGTACAtgaaacaaaatccaaaaccaTTATCATGCACTACGCAGCTTAAGCTTTCTAAGTTTTTGATAGAAACAAGTCAAACAAATATGAAACTATATCTAGGGAAACaaaaagttgttgcacacactaaataagtttgttaaaaaaatagtcaACCTACAACACAAATGAAGCACTTTAATTTAGTGCAAACCACCAAATCCCATTCATAAAGAATTGAAgccaaaaacaataaaacttaccaaaaaaaatgaaatttgctACTACCAAGCAAAAATCAAGTTTAAAAGACAATACCACGACAAGTTGCAACCTCACAACATCAAGTTATTGCACCCTAAATTTAAAGTAACTTTGATTTATCTATTTGTAATCATAGTGTGACCTTTTTGTACACTCCATAATGACCAAATGTATGAGATACATTCTGTTTACAAAGATAAAGGTATATATGCTATTATGCATATTACCAATTGGCTATATATGTCGTAACACAAACAAGCGTGAGAAAGTAAGAAATCAACCGCCATGCAAGTGTTGCAAATATTACACATAGAAagcttataaatataaaagagtGTTTCAAGACACTCgctaatgtttttaaaaaatgcatGGAGGTACGcgttaacatttttattttattattttttaatctaatcaaattttttttttttttttgaatcagccAAATTTATTAAATCTTGCCGGCGTAAGACACACCAAGCAAGAACAGGAAAATTACAAGGTGCTGAAAATATGCGGAACATCAACCCACAAAAACGTCCCGTATACAAAAGGAAcctaaacccaaaaaaataaagatagcTGCTAACCACCCCAAACCAAAAATTCTGTCAAAGAATTACTGCTGTAAAGCAGAACCGAACACAAACAGAGGATAGAGGCGCGCCTGACAACTGAAATAGCATATCAGAGGAAGAAAAACTGAACAGAACTTTCCTGCTACAAACTAAAAACAGCAGCCGCGCACGGCGCACCAGCCAGAACCAATCCAAAAATAGTAGCACAAACCAATATAAACAAGACCTCCTCAAAAACTCGGAACGAAACAACTAACGCTTAAGACATTCCTTCGGATTCCAACACCATTCATAATACATACAAACCGGAATATTGATCCGATTAAATGTCCACCTCCAAGATAAATATAAGTTATTATGTTTTGGGTCATACTTAGACACTTATTAAGGAACGCCCGTTTGCGTTTCTGTTTAGTTTCCACTTTGTCACGTAGCACTACATTTTGTTAACTAggtgaaaagaaaaatttgattaatAGCAACACAACACTAACGACTATTTTACATACGTAGTGGTAGTGAGTAACGAGTAGGAGTAGTCAAAATagcaacattaaaaaaattaattaatcgtCATATACCCCtccaattttgttttattttaatattttagatgtgaaaaatttatgtttcaaaattttaaaaaacaggaAAATACAGAATACTAGTTTTTGAAAAGTGGAAAATAATGAACATTAAGACCAacacttattttatattttacaatttttagcTGCAGTCTCGGCCTCGACTTGGCTAAAGTCGAtgatacaaatatatatatatttcttttaaatgtgaaaattttatttaaaaaccagaaaataaaaacacacaCGTGTCTCTTTATATGaatattgttgtttgttttatcttttagttCTTTTCTCCCCTTCAAATATTGTAGtgcaattatttttctttctatttggcATTGGCAATAGAAACACAGGCTAAGTTAGTTAAAAATAGTTAGAGTTCGTTGCTAAGTAGTTAGTTTGTTGATTCTCTTgcgactatatatatatatatatatatatatatatatatatatatatatatatatataaaatcttgTGTACTTATTTGCAATCTTCTTTGTTATCAATCAAAATAATCACTTGACCTTTTACCTCTTCCTTCTATACCTTTTGAATTTTGGGTTCtgctttgttttcttaattCTTCCCTTCAAGATGAACATCTCCAGTAGAACAAAACCCTTGATTGGTGATGCAATTAATGGAGTTTATAAAGGATGTAAAAGTTGTGCTTCAAGATAAGAAGGAAAAGTTTGATGATTTCATGAAACTCCTACATGATTTCAGGGCCAAAAGAATTGATAGAAGAGTCATCAAAGAAGGAAttatggagttgttgaaagaacaTCAAGATTTAATTTCAAGATTCAACATCTTCTTGCCACCAGGAGATGAAATCCCACTTCTATTCCCAACGTCGTTTGCAACAGCAGTTAAAGTTGCATTTCCATATAAGATGGAAAAGTATGATGAATTCTTGAAACTCGTAGTTGATTACAATGCCAAAAGAATTGATATGAGAGTTTTCAAAGAAGGACTGATGGAGTTGTTTAAAGACCATAAAGATTTACTTTTGGGACTCAACACTTGGTTGCCAGAGGGACACAAAATCTCACTTCCATTGGATGGTGATGAACAACAAGGTGATGATGGATTAGAGTTGAAATATGAACTTCAAGTTGATGAAGCGGCAGCGGCACTCAAAGATGAAGAGAAAGAT is from Medicago truncatula cultivar Jemalong A17 chromosome 1, MtrunA17r5.0-ANR, whole genome shotgun sequence and encodes:
- the LOC11427883 gene encoding paired amphipathic helix protein Sin3-like 2, with protein sequence MNSSRRTGPLIDDARVLVKDVEAVFQDKREMYEEFVKLLQDFGAKRIDRRVVKEGVTELLKEHQDLILRFNIFLPPGHEISLPLDDDLQQRDRSALEDRAMAFLTEVKVTFEDKMEKFNEFLKLLADYQAKRIDVRVVKEGMMELFKDHKNLLSGFNTFLPEGHKISLSLDGDRTTR
- the LOC11417708 gene encoding paired amphipathic helix protein Sin3-like 4 → MEFIKDVKVVLQDKKEKFDDFMKLLHDFRAKRIDRRVIKEGIMELLKEHQDLISRFNIFLPPGDEIPLLFPTSFATAVKVAFPYKMEKYDEFLKLVVDYNAKRIDMRVFKEGLMELFKDHKDLLLGLNTWLPEGHKISLPLDGDEQQGDDGLELKYELQVDEAAAALKDEEKDDEQ